In a single window of the Thermoflexus sp. genome:
- a CDS encoding response regulator transcription factor — protein sequence MTVRVLIVDDHPLFRKGVRDTLMLEPGLQVIGEASDGQTALDMIRRLNPHLVLMDVHLPGLNGLDVIRQARSHGFEGAILVLTAYDSEEQMRHAIRIGASGYCSKDTPPDRLLQNIRHVLSGRCILGWRVVSAAEAQQIVGVAEASEDHALSPREREILQYVALGYSNKAIAERLGISQQTVKNHMTAILRKLDLSDRTQAAILAIRRGWVRLPEEPIFPEEKP from the coding sequence ATGACGGTTCGGGTGCTGATTGTGGATGACCATCCGCTATTTCGCAAGGGTGTGCGGGATACGCTGATGCTGGAGCCTGGCCTTCAGGTGATCGGCGAGGCCTCGGACGGGCAGACTGCCCTGGATATGATCCGGAGATTGAACCCCCATCTGGTGCTGATGGACGTCCATCTGCCGGGCCTCAATGGTCTGGATGTGATCCGGCAGGCCCGGTCCCATGGGTTTGAGGGTGCCATCCTCGTTCTGACCGCTTATGACAGCGAGGAGCAGATGCGCCATGCCATCCGCATCGGCGCCAGCGGGTACTGCTCCAAAGATACACCTCCGGATCGGCTTCTCCAGAACATCCGCCATGTGCTATCCGGGCGCTGTATCCTGGGATGGCGGGTGGTGAGCGCTGCTGAGGCCCAGCAGATCGTGGGCGTAGCCGAGGCCTCGGAGGATCACGCGCTTTCCCCGCGGGAGAGGGAGATCCTCCAGTATGTCGCCCTGGGATACAGCAACAAGGCGATTGCGGAGCGATTGGGGATCAGTCAGCAGACCGTTAAGAATCACATGACCGCAATCCTGCGCAAACTGGATTTGAGCGATCGGACCCAGGCGGCGATCCTGGCGATCCGCCGTGGATGGGTGCGCCTGCCGGAAGAGCCTATCTTCCCGGAGGAAAAGCCGTGA
- a CDS encoding YhfC family glutamic-type intramembrane protease: protein MDVWVRASAMLLILLGGPALALGAQARWRRPAAWLGVGALTFTGAQALRWPLLAGLTVLFQRGWLPRPSDPHILNLVILSLSAGLFEETARWLGMRWAHRRQTRAGKSLDDTDILVLGLAHGGTEAFWVGLLGWIQLIVMRLMQEGVLPIPPGMEGAVTAYWATPAWLPWVGALERGMAILIHIGFAFLIAWGIRRRQPIGWGAAVLLHTLVDGTVGYVRARWGMWGAEGMAALWALASGLMILRARRSFSGTPSPVR, encoded by the coding sequence ATGGATGTCTGGGTTCGAGCCAGCGCTATGCTGCTGATCTTGTTGGGAGGACCCGCCTTGGCTCTGGGGGCGCAGGCCCGATGGAGGCGACCTGCGGCATGGCTAGGGGTCGGCGCCCTGACGTTCACAGGGGCACAAGCCCTGCGATGGCCCCTGCTGGCCGGGCTGACCGTGCTGTTTCAGCGCGGATGGCTCCCCCGGCCCTCCGACCCCCACATCCTGAATCTGGTGATCCTCAGCCTCTCGGCTGGCCTCTTTGAGGAGACCGCCCGCTGGCTGGGGATGCGCTGGGCGCACCGTCGCCAGACGCGCGCCGGGAAGAGCCTGGACGATACCGATATCCTGGTGCTGGGCCTGGCCCATGGCGGCACAGAGGCCTTCTGGGTAGGGTTGCTGGGATGGATCCAGCTGATCGTCATGCGGCTGATGCAGGAAGGCGTGCTTCCGATCCCCCCAGGGATGGAGGGCGCCGTCACCGCCTACTGGGCGACACCCGCCTGGCTTCCTTGGGTGGGCGCGCTGGAGCGGGGAATGGCCATCCTCATCCACATCGGCTTTGCTTTCCTGATCGCGTGGGGGATTCGCCGGCGACAGCCTATCGGGTGGGGAGCCGCCGTGCTCCTGCACACGCTGGTGGACGGAACCGTCGGCTATGTCAGGGCCCGCTGGGGGATGTGGGGGGCTGAAGGCATGGCCGCCCTCTGGGCGCTGGCC